The genomic stretch ACGCTATTCTCATTTGCCATAGCGTTAGATTGTAACACTAAGTTAAGTAGGGGCAAATATTAATTGTTGGTGGCGAGATAAAACTATGCTAGAATTCTCGTAATTTACTTTTCTACAAATGTAGATGGAGGAAATAAGAATGAAAAAACTACTATTAGTCCTCGTATTCGTTTGTACCTTTAATATATCAAACTCTGATGCTCAAGTTTTTTTGGTCTGCAGTGAAGAAACTGATGAAGTACTGGCATACAATGGTATAAACGGATCATTTATAAATCCTTTCGTATCTTCTATGAGTGGTGGTATAGATCAGCCTAGAGGAGGTGTTGTCGGCTCAGATGGCAATTTATATGTTTCGGGTCGTGCTTCTGATAATGTAATTAGATATAATGGCCAAACTGGTTCTTTTATCGACGTGTTTGTGCCCGCAGGTAGTGGGGGTCTTGATGCTCCTGATTCACTAATTTTTGGCCCTGATGGAAATCTATATGTTGCAAGCTTTTCTAATGATAACGTACTCAGATTTGATGGAGAGACAGGTGAATTCATTGATGAATTTGTTGCTACGGCAGCAAATGGGGGCTTGGATAGTCCTACTAGTCTAGTATTCGGACCAGATGGTAATCTCTATGTAAGCTCTTTTCTTGAGAATGGCGTATTTAGATATAATGGTGCCACAGGAGCATTTATAGATATATTTGTTCCCAACAACAGCGGAGGTTTAATACGTGCGGTTGACCTTGCCTTCGGACCTGATGGAAATCTCTACGTATCAAGTAATCAAACTAGTGAGGTAAAAAGATATAATGGCACCACAGGGAATTTCATAGATGATTTCATTACCAGCGGTAGCGGGGGTTTATCCAATCCCATAGGGCTTCTATTTGCATTTGATAGTATATTATATGTAGGCGATGATTTTTCAAATCAA from Thermodesulfobacteriota bacterium encodes the following:
- a CDS encoding IPTL-CTERM sorting domain-containing protein, with translation MKKLLLVLVFVCTFNISNSDAQVFLVCSEETDEVLAYNGINGSFINPFVSSMSGGIDQPRGGVVGSDGNLYVSGRASDNVIRYNGQTGSFIDVFVPAGSGGLDAPDSLIFGPDGNLYVASFSNDNVLRFDGETGEFIDEFVATAANGGLDSPTSLVFGPDGNLYVSSFLENGVFRYNGATGAFIDIFVPNNSGGLIRAVDLAFGPDGNLYVSSNQTSEVKRYNGTTGNFIDDFITSGSGGLSNPIGLLFAFDSILYVGDDFSNQVLSYNANTGAFIDVFVTPNSGGLNDPYCLLFIDRIARNVPTLSEWGLIAMAGVLGLVGFIVMRKRMATA